Proteins encoded together in one Pseudomonas sp. Seg1 window:
- a CDS encoding type II toxin-antitoxin system VapC family toxin — protein sequence MVLVDTNVLIDVLEDDPVWADWSIQQLRAQSLIHELAINPIVYAELSQTFSTFEALDGVVNQLGLVMQDIPRPALFLAGKAFVKYRKVGGGKHNVLADFFIGAHAAVKKLPLLTRDSKRYRNYFPSVELITPS from the coding sequence ATGGTGCTGGTCGATACGAATGTGTTGATTGATGTGCTCGAAGACGATCCGGTCTGGGCCGATTGGTCGATTCAGCAACTTCGTGCTCAATCACTGATCCATGAGTTAGCTATCAATCCGATAGTTTATGCAGAGCTATCACAGACATTTTCGACGTTTGAGGCATTGGACGGAGTAGTGAATCAACTGGGATTGGTCATGCAGGACATTCCCAGACCCGCACTGTTTTTAGCTGGTAAGGCCTTCGTGAAGTATCGGAAGGTTGGCGGTGGAAAGCATAATGTTCTGGCGGATTTTTTCATCGGAGCACATGCGGCCGTTAAAAAATTGCCCTTGTTGACAAGAGACTCCAAGCGTTACCGCAATTATTTCCCTTCAGTCGAATTGATAACGCCGTCCTGA